The following is a genomic window from Aeromonas sp. FDAARGOS 1405.
ATGGGCAACCCGCTCGCCTGCGCGGTGGCCAACGCCTCCATCGAGTTGCTGCTGGCCTCACCTTGGCAGGAGCGGGTGCGCGCCATCGAGCATCAGCTGCGTACCGAACTGGTAGAGCTGACCCTGCACCCGGCGGTCGCGGATGTGCGGGTGCTCGGCGCCATCGGGGTGGTGGAGATGAAAGAGCGGGTGGATGTAGCGCGCATCCAGCGCAAGTTTGTCGAACTGGGCGCCTGGATCCGCCCCTTTGGCAAGCTGGTCTACCTGATGCCCCCCTTCGTCATCACCCCTGAAGAGTTGCGGGTATTGACCGGCGCCATCCGTCAGGCCATCACCGAGGGCGAGTTTTAATGCATGCAGCGGGCGGCCATCGCAGCCGCCCGTTTGACTACCCGCATTTGATATATAAAGAGGGCAACTTTATCCACTTCAGTGCGCTTTCACTTGCCGTAATGTGAGCAAAACACCAGACCTGAGGCCCCAAGAGGGGTAAACTGCTGCGGTTTTACCATCAAGAAAGACTGCTCATGCGCCTCTCCATTGCTGCCAAAATCAACTTTTTCCTGCTCTTCATCTTCTCCATGGTACTGGTCTTCTCCGCAGCCTATCAGGCGGTGCGCGAGCGCGATCTCATCCTGACCCTCATCAAGGAGCAGAGCCGCGAGCAGACCGAAGCCTATTTCGACGGCCTCAACATGCTGATGCTGACCGGCAAGATGGATGCCCGCGATACCCTGCGCGGCAAGTTTCTCGACCACGCCCATGTGGAGGATGCCCGCATCGTCCGTGGCGACGCGGTGAGCAAACAGTTCGGGCCTGGACGGGAGACAGAGCAGGTAAAAGATGAGTTTGATGAGCTGGCTCTGGCGGGCAAAGGGAGTCTGGAGGTGGTGCACAACGGCATGCACAGCCGTCTGGTAGTGACCCGACCGCTACTAGCCAAGAAGGATTTTCGCGGCACCGACTGCACCAGCTGTCATCTGGTGCCGGAGAACACTGTGCTCGGTGCGGTGCGCTTTGACTACTCCCTCGATTCGCTGTTTACCCGGGTCGAGCAGAATATCCTCACCTCGGCGCTGATCCTCACCGGCATCTTCGGGATGGGACTGCTGCTGACCCTCTGGGTCATCCGCACCTGGATCGTGCGCCCCCTCAACCAGTTGACCCGCTCCATGGAAGAGGCCACCGACTTGCACGACTTCGGCCACCGGCTGGAGGGGGATGACGGCGACGAGATTGGCCGGGTGGCGGTGGCCTACAACCAGATGCTCGACAGTGTGGAGCGCCAGCTCGGCAAGCGACCGCTCGGCGGCAAGCCGGGAGCTCGCCCTGGCGAATAGCGGACCACACCGCCCGGCATCGGCTAACCGGTGTAATAGAACAGCAGACAAGCAATAAGGATCAGCAGCAGGATCGCCAGATTGACGTGATAGGCATCATCCCTGCGCCGACTGCGCCGCCGCTCCAGCAGCAGTACAGCCAGGGTCAGCAAGCTGCAACCCCACAGGCCATGCACCAACCAGGGAGTGAGTGCGGGATCCCAGTAATCGCGTACCTTGATGCCGCCGTAAACCAGAAAACCATATGCAATCTCCGGCCTAGCATAGTGATAGAGCGCAAGCAGCACGATAAAACCGCACCAGCAGATCAGCACCATTGCTCGCAACAGTCGTGTCAGCCAATCCGGCCCTTGTCGCCGCTCTTTCACTCGCATCTCCTGTCCCGAGGGAACCCTGCTTGGGTGAACCATGCTGAAAACCCCACCAGAGTCCGACATTTTTGCTTGTTTATCAAACCCGCGCGGGTAAGATTGACGGCTTAGTCTGCCATGGTGGGCCATCTGTGCCCGGGCCAGACTCCCTAGTGTTGCAAATAGCGCTGCAAGAACAAGCTGGAGACAATATTTCGATGACGCACGCATCCGTAGTTGATGTGCTGACCGGTAAATATGCGGTTGGCACCACCCTGACTGTACGAGGGTGGATCCGGACTCGCCGTGATTCCAAGGCGGGGATCTCATTTTTGGCCATTTCCGATGGCTCCTGTTTCCATCCGGTACAGGCCGTCGTCCCCAATACCCTGGCCAATTACGAGAATGAAGTGCTGCGTCTGACCACCGCCTGCTCCGTGGAAGTGACTGGCATCATCGCCGAATCCCAGGGCAGCGGCCAGGCTTTCGAACTGCAGGCCACCGATGTGAAGGTCGTCGGCTGGGTCGAAGATCCCGATACCTACCCGATGGCCGCCAAGCGCCACAGCATCGAGTACCTGCGTGAACAGGCTCACCTGCGCCCGCGCACCAACATCGTGGGTGCCGTGACCCGGGTTCGCCACTGCCTGGCGCAAGCTATCCACCGCTTCTTCCACGAAGAGGGCTTTGTCTGGGTTGCGACCCCGCTCATCACCGCCTCTGATACCGAAGGGGCCGGCGAGATGTTCCGTGTCTCTACCCTGGATCTGGAAAACCTGCCGCGTACCGACGCCGGCAAGGTGGACTACAACGAAGATTTCTTCGGCAAAGAGGCCTTCCTGACCGTATCCGGCCAGCTGAACGCCGAAACCTATGCCTGCGCCCTCTCCAAGGTCTATACCTTCGGGCCGACCTTCCGCGCTGAAAACTCCAACACCAGCCGTCACCTGGCCGAGTTCTGGATGGTTGAGCCGGAAGTGGCCTTCAACAATCTGGAAGATAACGCCGCCCTGGCCGAAGCCATGCTGAAGTATGTCTTCAACGCCGTCCTGACCGAACGTCGCGACGATCTGGAGTTCTTTGCCCAGCACGTAGACAAGGATGCCATCGGCCGTCTGGAGCGTTTCGTCGCCTCCGACTTCGCCCAGATTGATTACACAGATGCCATCGAAGTGCTGAAAAACTGCGGCAAGAAGTTCGAGTTCCCGGTCTCCTGGGGCATCGATCTCTCCTCCGAGCACGAACGCTATCTGGCCGAGGAGCACTTCAAGTCTCCGGTGGTGGTGAAGAACTATCCGAAAGATATCAAGGCCTTCTACATGCGCCTCAACGACGACGGCAAGACCGTTGCCGCGATGGACGTACTGGCACCGGGCATCGGCGAGATCATCGGTGGCTCCCAGCGTGAAGAGCGTCTGGAGGTACTGGATGCCCGCCTGGCCGAGATGGGCCTGAAGCAGGAAGATTACTGGTGGTATCGCGATCTGCGCCGCTACGGCACAGTCCCGCACTCCGGCTTCGGTCTGGGCTTCGAGCGTCTGGTGGTTTACGTGACCGGTATGGGCAACGTCCGCGACGTGATCCCGTTCCCGCGAACTCCGCGTACCGCCGAGTTCTGATCAGCGGCATATTGCCACTACATTGCAAAAGCCGTCCTCAGGGTCGGCTTTTTTATTACCCCCGTTATGGGTAATACTCAGAACCAATCGACACAAGGAATGGGTCGTTCATGGGATATCGTCGGCTTCTGACACTCTTGCTGCTCTGGCTCCCCCTGCAATTGCGGGCAGAACCCGTGCACCTGACCACCCTGGAGTGGCCCCCCTATACCAGCCAGCATCTCCCTGATGGTGGCCTTACCGGCCATATCGTCAAGCGTGCATTTGCCGAAGCGGGGCTGGAGGTTCAGTTTGACTTCTACCCCTGGCATCGAGCCATGTTGCTGGCATCCGATCCCGCCCAGCACTACAGCGGCTACTTCCCCAAATACTTCGCCGATGATCTGGATAAACGGTGGCATATTTCCACCAG
Proteins encoded in this region:
- a CDS encoding HAMP domain-containing protein, with translation MRLSIAAKINFFLLFIFSMVLVFSAAYQAVRERDLILTLIKEQSREQTEAYFDGLNMLMLTGKMDARDTLRGKFLDHAHVEDARIVRGDAVSKQFGPGRETEQVKDEFDELALAGKGSLEVVHNGMHSRLVVTRPLLAKKDFRGTDCTSCHLVPENTVLGAVRFDYSLDSLFTRVEQNILTSALILTGIFGMGLLLTLWVIRTWIVRPLNQLTRSMEEATDLHDFGHRLEGDDGDEIGRVAVAYNQMLDSVERQLGKRPLGGKPGARPGE
- the asnS gene encoding asparagine--tRNA ligase; translated protein: MTHASVVDVLTGKYAVGTTLTVRGWIRTRRDSKAGISFLAISDGSCFHPVQAVVPNTLANYENEVLRLTTACSVEVTGIIAESQGSGQAFELQATDVKVVGWVEDPDTYPMAAKRHSIEYLREQAHLRPRTNIVGAVTRVRHCLAQAIHRFFHEEGFVWVATPLITASDTEGAGEMFRVSTLDLENLPRTDAGKVDYNEDFFGKEAFLTVSGQLNAETYACALSKVYTFGPTFRAENSNTSRHLAEFWMVEPEVAFNNLEDNAALAEAMLKYVFNAVLTERRDDLEFFAQHVDKDAIGRLERFVASDFAQIDYTDAIEVLKNCGKKFEFPVSWGIDLSSEHERYLAEEHFKSPVVVKNYPKDIKAFYMRLNDDGKTVAAMDVLAPGIGEIIGGSQREERLEVLDARLAEMGLKQEDYWWYRDLRRYGTVPHSGFGLGFERLVVYVTGMGNVRDVIPFPRTPRTAEF